From the Anoplopoma fimbria isolate UVic2021 breed Golden Eagle Sablefish chromosome 14, Afim_UVic_2022, whole genome shotgun sequence genome, one window contains:
- the st8sia3 gene encoding sia-alpha-2,3-Gal-beta-1,4-GlcNAc-R:alpha 2,8-sialyltransferase, with product MVRVVSALGLVMFSVALLVLSLISYVSIKKDFLLSTPRYGPNGGPRMSMFHAGFRSQLALKYLDPAFTPLTNALSEDMQNSTKWTYNSSAFLQLKNEISQYIDIPHNFSLTRDSVRIGQLMHYDYSSHKYVFSIGENFRSLLPEVSPILNKHYNVCAVIGNSGILTGSRCGAQIEKFDYVFRCNFAPTEIFKKDVGRRTNMTTFNPSILEKYYNNLLTVQDRNNFFLSLKKLDGVILWIPAFFFHTSATVTRTLVDFFVEHRSQLKVQLAWPGNIMQYVNSYWKTKQLSPKRLSTGILMYTLASSMCDQIHLYGFWPFGWDPNTGKELPYHYYDKKGTKFTTKWQESHQLPAEFKLLYKMHTEGLLKLSLSHCA from the exons ATGGTGCGGGTCGTCAGCGCGCTGGGGCTCGTCATGTTCAGCGTGGCGCTGCTCGTCCTGTCGCTCATCAGCTACGTGTCCATCAAGAAGGACTTCCTGCTCAGCACCCCCAGATACGGACCGAACGGAGGACCAAGGATGTCCATGTTCCATGCAGGGTTTCG CTCCCAGCTGGCGTTGAAGTATCTGGATCCAGCTTTCACTCCTCTGACCAACGCTCTCAGCGAGGACATGCAGAACTCCACCAAATGGACCTACAACAGCTCTGCTTTCCTACAGCTGAA AAACGAGATCTCTCAATACATCGACATCCCTCACAACTTCTCACTGACAAGAGACTCGGTTCGAATCGGACAGCTGATGCACTATGACTACTCCAGCCACAAGTACGTCTTCTCCATCGGCGAGAACTTTCGCTCGCTCCTCCCGGAGGTTTCGCCGATCCTCAACAAGCACTACAACGTCTGCGCTGTGATCGGCAACAGCGGCATTCTCACCGGCTCGCGCTGCGGCGCCCAGATCGAGAAGTTCGACTACGTCTTCCGCTGCAACTTCGCGCCAACCGAGATCTTTAAGAAGGACGTCGGGCGGCGGACCAACATGACGACCTTTAACCCCAGTATCTTGGAGAAATACTACAACAATTTACTGACTGTGCAAGACAGGAACAACTTCTTCCTGAGCCTGAAGAAGCTCGATGGCGTCATCCTGTGGATCCCGGCGTTTTTCTTCCACACGTCGGCCACGGTGACGAGGACGCTGGTCGACTTCTTCGTTGAACATCGAAGTCAGCTGAAGGTACAGTTAGCCTGGCCTGGAAACATCATGCAGTATGTCAACAG CTACTGGAAAACCAAGCAGCTGTCGCCGAAGCGCCTGAGCACCGGCATCCTGATGTACACACTGGCATCCTCCATGTGCGACCAGATCCACCTGTACGGCTTCTGGCCCTTTGGCTGGGACCCCAACACGGGGAAGGAGCTGCCGTACCACTACTACGACAAGAAGGGCACCAAGTTCACCACCAAATGGCAGGAGTCCCACCAGCTGCCCGCCGAGTTCAAACTGCTCTACAAGATGCACACAGAGGGACTGCTGAagctctccctctcccactGTGCTTAG